A genomic segment from Chitinophagaceae bacterium encodes:
- a CDS encoding TonB-dependent receptor, with amino-acid sequence MKKSALFVFFVTSLLVANAQKISGSIKKDASEAASSATIALLKNSDSTILKYAIVKKDGNFELINIAAGIYLLKASHIGYKTLYVPVDFQSTDLLLKPIVLKKEETNLAGVTVSSAKPIIEVKADKTILNVEGTINATGNDGLELLRKSPGVMIDKDDNISLAGKNGVNVYIDGKPSPLSGADLTNYLKSLQSSQMESIEIITNPSAKYDAAGNAGIINIKLKKNKTFGTNGNFNAGFNQGFYPKFNAGLGLNHRNKNINVFGTYNYNNGKSRMQINSRKEQLDTLFVQNNVMNFKNNTHGFKVGADYFLNKKSTIGAVVNGNFSDMEFTTSGPMYFTEISSGTQVKVMNATNDNKMPRNDVNANLNYRFSAGGKEFSIDADYGFYNIKSDQYQPNFYYDGTGTVETNRAIYNMVAPTNIDIATLKSDYEQDFKGGKLGIGGKTSFVKTNNNFKSYNVFTTGNVLDTGKSNKFDYKENINALYVNYARQYKKGFMVQLGLRAENTNLTGTSNGYRWDTNSWEKYDTTFKRNYTGLFPSAAVTFNKNPMKQWTFSYSRRIDRPAYQDLNPFEFRLNEYSYMKGNTDLRPQYTNSFGVTNVYKYKLTTSFNYSHVKDIFARVPDTTDKTKGFLTKKNLATQDIFALNISYPFQYKKYSFFATLNSNYAHYQADFGGGDRNIDLKVFALTYYMQNSFKFGKGWTGELSGLYISPSVWQGTIKSDAMGMVDVGLQKTILKNTGNIKLVVSDIFKTMKWGGKSDFAGVSSTFNGHGELTQVKLNFSYRFGNSQVKAARQRKSAIEDENKRTQQSGGQMGGN; translated from the coding sequence ATGAAAAAATCTGCCCTTTTTGTATTCTTTGTTACTTCTTTACTTGTTGCCAATGCACAAAAAATTAGTGGAAGTATTAAAAAGGATGCCAGTGAAGCAGCTTCTTCTGCTACAATTGCTCTATTAAAAAATAGCGATTCTACTATTCTAAAATATGCCATTGTTAAAAAGGATGGAAATTTTGAGTTGATCAATATTGCGGCTGGTATTTATCTTTTAAAAGCGAGCCATATTGGTTATAAAACTCTTTATGTTCCTGTTGATTTTCAATCTACGGATTTATTGCTCAAGCCCATTGTACTTAAAAAAGAGGAAACAAATCTTGCTGGTGTTACCGTATCTTCTGCAAAACCTATTATAGAAGTTAAAGCCGATAAAACCATTTTGAATGTGGAGGGTACAATAAATGCTACCGGAAATGATGGATTGGAATTGTTGCGTAAATCACCGGGAGTAATGATTGATAAAGATGATAACATAAGCCTTGCAGGTAAAAATGGGGTAAACGTTTACATTGATGGGAAACCATCACCACTTTCAGGCGCTGACCTTACCAATTATTTAAAGAGCTTGCAGAGTTCTCAAATGGAATCAATTGAAATTATAACCAACCCTTCTGCCAAGTATGATGCAGCAGGTAATGCAGGAATTATCAACATAAAATTAAAAAAGAATAAAACCTTTGGCACCAATGGTAATTTTAATGCCGGGTTCAACCAGGGATTTTATCCAAAGTTTAATGCTGGCTTAGGTCTCAACCACCGCAATAAAAATATTAATGTATTTGGCACTTACAATTATAATAACGGTAAGAGCAGGATGCAAATTAACAGCAGAAAAGAGCAACTGGATACTTTATTTGTGCAGAACAATGTAATGAATTTTAAAAATAACACCCATGGGTTTAAAGTGGGAGCCGATTATTTTTTAAACAAAAAAAGTACCATTGGTGCAGTGGTGAATGGCAATTTCTCCGATATGGAATTTACTACTTCGGGGCCTATGTATTTTACTGAAATATCAAGCGGCACCCAGGTAAAAGTTATGAATGCTACCAATGATAATAAAATGCCCCGGAATGATGTGAATGCCAATTTGAATTACCGGTTTTCTGCTGGCGGTAAAGAATTTAGCATAGATGCAGATTACGGTTTTTACAATATTAAATCGGATCAATACCAACCCAATTTCTATTACGATGGTACAGGAACGGTGGAAACTAACCGGGCCATTTATAATATGGTTGCACCAACCAATATTGACATAGCTACCCTAAAATCAGATTATGAACAGGATTTTAAAGGCGGTAAACTGGGTATTGGTGGTAAAACCAGTTTTGTGAAAACCAATAACAACTTTAAAAGTTATAATGTTTTTACGACTGGAAATGTTTTAGACACAGGCAAGAGCAACAAATTTGACTATAAAGAAAATATTAATGCACTTTATGTAAACTATGCCAGGCAGTATAAAAAAGGCTTTATGGTTCAACTTGGATTGAGGGCAGAAAACACCAACCTTACTGGAACATCGAATGGATACAGGTGGGATACCAATAGCTGGGAGAAATATGATACCACATTTAAAAGAAACTATACCGGGCTTTTTCCCAGCGCTGCTGTAACTTTTAATAAAAACCCCATGAAGCAGTGGACTTTTTCTTACAGTAGGAGGATTGACAGGCCAGCTTACCAGGATTTAAACCCATTTGAGTTCAGGCTCAACGAATATTCTTATATGAAAGGCAATACCGACCTGAGGCCGCAATACACCAATAGTTTTGGGGTGACCAATGTGTATAAGTATAAACTTACCACTTCATTTAACTATAGCCATGTAAAAGATATTTTTGCCCGTGTACCCGATACAACTGATAAAACAAAAGGGTTTTTAACCAAAAAGAATTTGGCTACACAGGATATTTTTGCCTTGAATATCAGTTATCCTTTCCAGTATAAGAAATACAGTTTTTTTGCAACCCTCAACTCCAACTATGCCCATTACCAGGCCGACTTTGGCGGTGGTGACCGGAACATTGATTTAAAAGTTTTCGCCCTTACCTACTATATGCAAAATAGTTTCAAATTTGGTAAAGGATGGACAGGAGAGCTTTCTGGTTTATATATTTCACCATCGGTATGGCAGGGAACCATAAAGTCAGATGCCATGGGTATGGTGGATGTAGGCCTTCAAAAAACAATCTTAAAAAATACCGGCAACATAAAACTTGTAGTGAGTGATATTTTTAAAACTATGAAATGGGGAGGGAAATCTGATTTTGCCGGTGTAAGCAGTACGTTTAACGGCCATGGTGAATTAACCCAGGTGAAATTAAATTTTAGCTACAGATTTGGTAACAGCCAGGTAAAAGCTGCACGCCAGCGTAAAAGCGCCATAGAAGATGAAAATAAACGTACCCAGCAAAGCGGCGGACAAATGGGCGGCAATTAA
- the accC gene encoding acetyl-CoA carboxylase biotin carboxylase subunit has product MFKKILIANRGEIALRILRTCKEMGIKTVAVYSTADKDSLHVKFADEAVCIGKPASADSYLNIPNIIAAVEITNADAIHPGYGFLAENARFAEICTKHGIKFIGPTPEMITAMGDKVTAKQTMINAGVPVVPGVEGLLESVYQAKKEGVRIGFPIILKATAGGGGKGMRVVWKEEDIEKAYESAKIEAAASFKNDGIYMEKYVEEPRHIEIQVAGDQYGNVCHLSERDCSIQRRHQKLVEESPSPFMTDELRHKMGEAAIKAAASISYEGVGTIEFLVDKHRNFYFMEMNTRIQVEHCVTEEVINFDLIKEQIKIAAGEKVSGNNYLPQMHAIECRINAEDPYNDFRPSPGKITVLNTPGGHGVRVDSHVYAGYTIPPYYDSMIGKLIAVARTREEALDTMQRALSEYVIEGIKTTIPFHLQLMENEDFRNGNFTTKFMESFKMQ; this is encoded by the coding sequence GTGTTTAAAAAAATATTAATCGCAAACCGGGGCGAAATTGCCCTTCGTATCCTTCGTACCTGCAAGGAAATGGGTATAAAAACCGTAGCGGTTTATTCCACAGCAGATAAAGACAGTTTACACGTAAAGTTTGCCGATGAAGCGGTTTGTATTGGCAAGCCAGCCAGTGCCGATAGTTATTTAAACATACCTAATATTATTGCAGCCGTTGAAATTACTAATGCCGACGCCATTCACCCCGGCTATGGTTTTTTGGCAGAAAATGCAAGGTTTGCAGAAATTTGCACCAAACATGGTATAAAGTTTATTGGCCCTACACCCGAAATGATTACGGCCATGGGCGATAAAGTAACCGCTAAGCAAACAATGATAAATGCCGGTGTTCCCGTTGTTCCTGGCGTAGAAGGCTTATTGGAAAGTGTGTACCAAGCCAAAAAAGAAGGAGTAAGAATTGGGTTTCCGATTATTTTAAAAGCTACTGCAGGCGGTGGCGGTAAAGGCATGAGGGTTGTATGGAAAGAAGAAGATATTGAAAAGGCATATGAGTCGGCAAAAATTGAAGCGGCGGCATCTTTTAAAAACGACGGCATCTACATGGAAAAATATGTAGAAGAACCCAGGCATATTGAAATACAGGTTGCCGGCGATCAATACGGTAATGTTTGTCATTTAAGTGAAAGAGATTGCAGCATACAGCGCAGGCATCAAAAACTTGTGGAAGAATCACCATCACCCTTTATGACAGATGAACTCAGGCATAAAATGGGAGAAGCTGCAATTAAAGCCGCTGCATCTATCAGCTATGAAGGCGTAGGCACCATTGAGTTCCTGGTAGATAAGCACCGTAATTTTTATTTTATGGAGATGAATACCCGTATCCAGGTAGAACACTGCGTTACAGAAGAAGTAATAAACTTTGACCTTATTAAAGAACAAATTAAAATTGCCGCCGGCGAAAAAGTAAGCGGTAACAATTACCTGCCTCAAATGCATGCTATTGAATGCCGCATAAATGCAGAAGATCCATATAATGATTTTAGACCAAGCCCTGGAAAAATTACCGTATTAAATACCCCAGGTGGCCACGGCGTAAGAGTAGATAGCCATGTGTATGCCGGCTATACTATTCCACCATACTACGATAGCATGATTGGAAAATTAATTGCTGTTGCCCGTACAAGAGAAGAAGCGCTGGATACCATGCAAAGGGCGCTTAGTGAATATGTAATTGAAGGAATTAAAACCACCATTCCCTTTCATTTACAATTGATGGAAAACGAAGATTTCCGCAATGGTAACTTCACTACCAAGTTTATGGAATCGTTTAAAATGCAATAA
- the accB gene encoding acetyl-CoA carboxylase biotin carboxyl carrier protein, translating into MDIKQIQELVKLVNKTNIGEITIEEDGTKITIKQKKDPNQTIYTNAAAAPAVSQAVPAPAISKDKPPAAAQEPKQDNLITIKSPMIGTFYRQAGPGKPLFANVGDEVTPGKVVCIIEAMKLFNEIESEVSGKIVKILVENASPVEYDQPLFLVEPN; encoded by the coding sequence ATGGACATTAAACAAATTCAGGAACTGGTAAAACTGGTAAATAAAACCAATATTGGTGAAATAACTATTGAGGAAGATGGTACCAAAATTACCATCAAACAAAAAAAAGACCCTAATCAAACCATTTATACAAATGCTGCAGCTGCTCCTGCAGTAAGCCAGGCAGTTCCTGCACCGGCTATTTCAAAAGACAAACCACCGGCTGCTGCCCAGGAACCCAAGCAAGACAATCTCATTACAATCAAAAGCCCAATGATTGGCACTTTTTACCGCCAGGCTGGCCCTGGTAAGCCTTTGTTTGCAAATGTAGGCGATGAGGTAACTCCCGGCAAAGTTGTTTGCATTATTGAAGCCATGAAGCTTTTTAATGAAATTGAAAGTGAAGTGAGTGGTAAAATTGTAAAAATATTAGTAGAAAATGCCAGCCCTGTAGAGTACGATCAACCCCTATTTCTTGTAGAACCTAATTAA
- the efp gene encoding elongation factor P: protein MATTADIRSGLILKIDGNLYSVIEFGQNKTARAAAKVWAKLKGVDNSRTIEQTWNSGETIYPVRVERKAFQFLYKDDSGYSFMDNETFEQITVAEEMVDAPAFLKEGQEVSVLINGETELPMGVELPDKIVLMVTYSEPGIKGDTATRTLKPATLETGASINVPLFVNEGELIRINSKTGEYVERVK, encoded by the coding sequence ATGGCAACAACAGCAGATATCAGGAGTGGCCTGATTTTAAAAATTGACGGCAACCTATATTCCGTAATAGAATTTGGGCAAAATAAAACGGCACGTGCTGCAGCTAAAGTTTGGGCCAAATTAAAAGGAGTAGATAATAGCCGTACCATTGAACAAACTTGGAACAGCGGCGAAACTATTTATCCTGTAAGAGTGGAAAGAAAAGCTTTCCAATTTTTATATAAAGATGATTCGGGTTATAGCTTTATGGATAATGAAACTTTTGAACAAATTACTGTTGCCGAAGAAATGGTAGATGCACCCGCATTTTTAAAAGAAGGCCAGGAAGTTTCTGTACTCATTAACGGGGAAACAGAACTGCCAATGGGTGTGGAACTGCCCGATAAAATAGTATTAATGGTTACTTACAGTGAGCCTGGAATAAAAGGGGATACTGCAACCCGTACCCTCAAGCCTGCAACTTTAGAAACCGGGGCATCTATAAATGTACCTTTATTTGTAAATGAAGGCGAACTCATAAGAATTAACTCAAAAACCGGGGAATACGTAGAAAGGGTAAAGTAA
- the mdh gene encoding malate dehydrogenase has protein sequence MKVTVVGAGAVGATCADNIARKQICDELVIVDIKEGFAEGKAMDLSQTAQIEGFDTKITGSTNDYSKTAGSTVAVITSGIPRKPGMTREELIGINAGIVKSVTENILKYSPDCIIIVISNPMDTMAYLSIMSSGLPKNRIIGMGGILDSARFRYFLSKAIGCSPNDLQATVIGGHGDTTMIPLTRLATYCGTPVAHYLSEEALKKVAADTMVGGATLTGLLGTSAWYAPGAAGASLVEAIVRDEKKMMPCCVYLDGEYGQKDICIGVPVIIGRNGWEKIVDYKLNEEEQALFSKSAEAVRNMNNILSTLNV, from the coding sequence ATGAAAGTAACCGTAGTAGGTGCAGGCGCAGTAGGAGCAACCTGTGCCGATAATATTGCCCGTAAACAAATTTGTGACGAATTGGTAATTGTAGATATTAAGGAAGGTTTTGCAGAAGGTAAAGCCATGGACTTATCGCAAACTGCTCAAATTGAAGGCTTTGATACCAAAATAACTGGAAGCACCAATGATTACAGCAAAACAGCCGGAAGTACGGTTGCCGTAATTACTTCGGGCATTCCTCGTAAACCCGGTATGACGAGGGAAGAACTGATTGGTATTAATGCGGGAATTGTAAAATCTGTTACTGAAAACATTTTAAAATATTCTCCCGATTGTATTATTATTGTTATCAGCAACCCAATGGATACCATGGCTTATTTATCCATAATGAGCAGTGGGCTTCCCAAAAACAGGATTATTGGAATGGGAGGAATTTTAGATAGTGCAAGGTTCCGTTATTTTTTAAGTAAGGCAATAGGATGTTCGCCAAATGATTTACAGGCAACAGTAATAGGTGGCCATGGAGATACTACCATGATTCCCTTAACCAGGCTGGCTACTTATTGTGGCACACCAGTTGCTCATTATTTAAGTGAAGAAGCTTTGAAAAAAGTTGCTGCAGATACAATGGTAGGTGGTGCAACACTTACCGGCTTGTTAGGCACTTCGGCATGGTATGCACCAGGAGCCGCAGGAGCATCGCTTGTAGAAGCTATTGTAAGAGATGAAAAGAAAATGATGCCATGCTGTGTTTACCTTGATGGGGAATACGGCCAAAAAGATATTTGTATTGGAGTACCGGTAATTATTGGCCGAAATGGTTGGGAAAAAATTGTAGATTACAAGCTTAATGAAGAAGAGCAGGCATTATTTAGCAAGAGTGCAGAAGCCGTAAGAAATATGAATAATATACTTTCTACTTTAAATGTGTAG
- a CDS encoding choice-of-anchor L domain-containing protein — MQIFLPKKIVLLFFFCFFSVLSIAQLNITPQTTANALAQSLVGTGITISNVTFTGNPLMAGYFRAQNNAGLGIDTGIVLTNGRAKTTGGNTGVNDDAGQLASTGWSLAGDANLATAISSPVGDLHDACILEFDFVPLGDSIKFNYVFSSEEYTPAFACPDLSGGGYNDAFAFFISGPGFPTLQNIALVPGTSLPVSIFNVNNVPDFSGTALCPNNPTYYVDNPSNAYFSHDGHTTVLRALAVVQPCQTYHLKLVISDVGDGVWDSGVFLEAGSLSSNILALTTVTDLDTSGINYLVEGCRPGTITIKRQSITPFPQVVNLYYNGTAINGVDVQTLPPSVTIPANQDSVLLNLIPIVDNVEEGIELLEISNLPPCASTGSPQNTIIIQIRDYDTLTIGPGRNPDTAFICRNAVLPLVANSGYTNYDWTPNINLSNANIQNPLATLTDSIANYFCTATVGTCVAKDSLNIKWKQIWLQSKTDILCNNGTTGKILVRTSTGWQAPVVFQANSGAWQSSPLFNNLSEGNYVVRVKDASGCMDSIVVNLVQSYPDLLVNAIDTTFASCSGNPDATITIQAGGGRTPYTYSINNGTVSTPFQASNIFNVLQGNYTITIKDANGCIVTDLRTIALKNDLTMSFTGVPVICEGTSSNPLPLVSNAISYLWWPSGGLSSTNVKNPIANPVVTTKYYVKGTKGVCISTDSIIVNVNPAPIPNAGADKTICFGGNTSLTGSGGTQFNWRPVTYLDDIHAASPNVINPIDNKSYYLEVIDVNGCISLFEDTVKLSVTPAVKLFAGYDTVAAMGQPVQLFAYEVGNSGVIRYSWEPSTGLNDATIGSPVATLYNDVVYYVTGYTSENCKGSAVVKVKVYKGPDIYVPTAFTPNGDGLNDLLKAIPVGMKINQYFKIYNRWGHQVFATSDFHRGWNGRLKDGNVSTGTYVWVAQGIDYLGRTVFRRGSVLVLP, encoded by the coding sequence ATGCAAATATTTTTACCCAAAAAAATTGTACTCCTGTTTTTTTTCTGTTTTTTTTCTGTTTTATCAATTGCACAGCTTAACATTACGCCACAAACTACTGCCAATGCCTTAGCGCAAAGTTTGGTAGGCACTGGTATTACTATTAGCAATGTAACTTTTACCGGCAACCCTTTAATGGCTGGTTATTTCAGGGCGCAAAACAATGCTGGATTGGGAATAGATACAGGTATTGTACTTACTAATGGCCGGGCAAAAACTACAGGCGGCAATACCGGGGTAAATGACGATGCAGGGCAATTAGCTTCTACGGGCTGGAGCCTTGCAGGCGATGCCAACCTTGCCACAGCAATAAGTTCACCGGTAGGTGATTTGCATGATGCCTGTATTTTGGAGTTTGACTTTGTTCCATTGGGTGATTCCATAAAATTTAATTACGTATTTAGTTCGGAGGAATATACACCGGCTTTTGCCTGCCCCGATTTATCGGGCGGCGGTTATAATGACGCATTTGCATTTTTTATTTCGGGCCCTGGATTTCCTACCTTACAAAATATTGCTCTGGTACCAGGTACTTCATTGCCTGTTTCAATATTTAATGTAAATAATGTACCCGATTTTTCCGGCACAGCGCTTTGCCCTAATAACCCAACTTATTATGTTGATAACCCAAGCAATGCATATTTTTCTCATGATGGCCACACTACAGTATTAAGGGCTTTAGCCGTGGTACAACCCTGCCAAACCTATCATTTAAAATTAGTTATTTCCGATGTTGGCGATGGCGTTTGGGATAGCGGAGTATTTTTAGAAGCCGGAAGCTTAAGTTCAAATATTTTGGCATTAACAACCGTTACCGATTTAGATACTTCAGGAATTAATTACCTGGTAGAAGGTTGCCGCCCTGGAACAATCACCATTAAAAGGCAAAGCATAACCCCGTTTCCACAAGTGGTAAATTTATACTATAACGGTACTGCAATTAATGGTGTAGATGTACAAACTTTGCCGCCTTCAGTAACAATTCCGGCAAACCAGGATAGTGTGTTATTAAATTTAATACCCATTGTAGATAATGTAGAAGAAGGAATTGAGCTATTGGAAATAAGTAATTTGCCGCCCTGTGCAAGTACGGGCTCACCACAAAATACCATTATTATACAAATAAGGGATTACGATACCCTTACCATTGGCCCCGGACGTAACCCTGATACGGCATTTATTTGCCGTAATGCTGTATTGCCATTAGTGGCAAACAGTGGTTATACAAACTATGACTGGACACCCAATATTAACTTAAGTAATGCCAATATTCAAAATCCTTTAGCTACACTTACCGATTCCATAGCAAATTATTTTTGCACAGCTACCGTAGGCACTTGTGTGGCCAAAGATTCTTTGAATATAAAATGGAAGCAAATATGGCTGCAATCAAAAACCGATATTCTATGTAATAATGGAACTACCGGAAAAATATTGGTTCGCACCAGTACCGGATGGCAAGCACCTGTTGTGTTTCAGGCAAATTCAGGCGCATGGCAAAGTTCACCACTGTTTAATAACCTTTCTGAGGGCAATTATGTAGTACGTGTAAAGGATGCATCGGGTTGTATGGATAGTATTGTTGTAAACCTGGTACAATCTTACCCGGATTTATTAGTAAATGCCATAGATACCACTTTTGCTTCCTGTTCCGGAAATCCGGATGCTACCATTACGATTCAAGCAGGTGGTGGAAGAACGCCTTATACGTATTCCATAAATAACGGAACGGTAAGTACTCCGTTCCAGGCTTCAAATATTTTCAATGTATTACAGGGAAATTATACCATTACTATAAAAGATGCCAATGGCTGTATTGTAACAGACCTACGAACAATAGCATTAAAAAACGATTTAACAATGAGTTTTACCGGCGTGCCTGTAATTTGTGAAGGAACCAGCAGTAACCCTTTACCACTGGTTTCAAATGCTATCAGTTATTTATGGTGGCCATCAGGAGGCTTAAGCAGCACTAATGTAAAAAATCCCATTGCCAACCCGGTAGTTACCACAAAATATTATGTAAAAGGTACAAAAGGGGTTTGTATTTCTACAGATAGTATTATAGTAAATGTAAACCCTGCGCCAATTCCCAATGCCGGGGCCGATAAAACGATTTGCTTTGGAGGAAATACAAGCCTCACAGGAAGTGGCGGAACACAATTTAACTGGAGGCCGGTAACTTATCTTGACGATATTCATGCCGCATCACCCAATGTTATAAATCCAATAGATAATAAATCCTATTACCTCGAAGTTATAGATGTAAACGGATGTATTTCTTTGTTTGAAGATACAGTTAAACTTTCTGTTACACCTGCAGTAAAATTATTTGCAGGTTACGATACGGTAGCGGCAATGGGCCAGCCCGTTCAGTTATTTGCATACGAAGTAGGGAATAGTGGTGTAATAAGGTACAGCTGGGAGCCTTCCACCGGATTAAATGATGCAACTATTGGAAGCCCGGTAGCAACATTGTACAACGATGTAGTATATTATGTTACGGGTTATACCAGTGAAAACTGTAAAGGCAGCGCCGTAGTAAAAGTAAAAGTGTACAAAGGGCCAGATATTTATGTGCCTACAGCATTTACACCCAATGGTGATGGTTTAAATGATTTACTAAAAGCCATTCCTGTAGGTATGAAAATAAACCAATACTTTAAAATTTATAACCGCTGGGGGCATCAGGTATTTGCTACATCTGATTTTCACAGGGGATGGAACGGCAGGCTTAAAGATGGAAATGTTTCTACCGGCACTTATGTATGGGTTGCTCAGGGTATTGATTATTTAGGCAGAACTGTTTTTAGAAGAGGTTCTGTATTAGTTCTTCCTTAA